One Burkholderia sp. WP9 genomic window, CGGCAACGCAAAGACCAGAACAAAGACGGCAGCCAAAAACAAAAAAGCCTCGCACGAGTGCGAGGCTTTTCTGCATGTCTTTTGCCTTCGTCAGGCAGGAGCCAAGACTTACTTGATCTTGGTTTCCTTGTACTCAACGTGCTTACGGACGACCGGATCAAACTTCTTGATCAGCATCTTTTCCGGCATGTTGCGTTTGTTCTTCGTCGTCGTGTAGAAGTGACCCGTGCCTGCGGTCGATTCCAACTTGATCTTGTCGCGTGCGCCTTTCGCCATGATTTACTCCTTAGGCTTCACCGCGTGCGCGCAGATCTGCGAGCACAGCGTCGATACCGTTCTTGTCGATCAGGCGCAGGCCGGCGTTCGAAACGCGCAGACGCACCCAACGGTTTTCGCTTTCCACCCAAATACGGCGGTTTTGCAGGTTCGGCAGGAACCGGCGCTTGGTTTTGTTGTTCGCGTGGGAAACGTTGTTGCCGCTCATCGGCGCTTTCCCAGTTACTTGGCATACGCGTGCCATGAGAGCACTCCTAATACGCTAATTCTGAGTTCGAACGCCGTGAAAGTTTCCCGAAAAGAGCCGCGCCGAGTTGTTGATACAACTTTAGACACGTTTCCTTTCCGGAACGCCTTGGTGGCTTCGGAACAGGGGGTTGGAAATAGGCAAACCGGAATTCTAGCAGAAAAAAAGCCGCAAAATCAAACCTTATTTGCGATGCCGCATATGGCGCGACCTCTGCGCGACCCGGTTCGTGCCGTGTCACGGCCAGCCAGCACGGGCGAAGGAGTAGACGCTGTCGGCGCCGATCACCAGATGATCGACCAGTTGCACATCGATCAGCGTGAGGGCGTCGCGCAGTGTGTGCGTCAACCGGCAGTCGCTTGCGCTTGGCTGGACGGCGCCAGAGGGGTGATTATGCGCGACGATCAGGCTGGCCGCATTCAGGCACAGTGCGCGCCTCACGATTTCTCGCGGATACACCGCCATGCGCGTGAGCGTGCCCTGGGCGCTTTCTTCGCAGCGAATCAGCCGATGCCGGGCGTCGAGAAAAAGCGACACGAAAACCTCCTGCGCACGGCCACCGATCAGCAGGCGCAGGTAGCTTTCCACGGCTTCGGGCGAATTCATCAGCGAGCGCGTGCGCATTTTACCGACTAGCGAGCGTCGCGCCATTTCCATGATGGCGAGCAGCTGTGCTTTTTTCGCCGGGCCAATGCCGCGCAGGCCGTCGAAGTCCGTGTAGGTCGCATCGAGCATCGCGCGCAGCGAGCCGAAGCGGTTCAGCAACGCACGCGCGACATTGAAAACGTCGTGGCCCGGCAGTCCCGAGCCCAGTATCAGCACGATCATCTCGGTATCCGACAGCACGCCGGGCCCCTGTTCGATCAGCCGCTCGCGCGGCATGTCGTTTTTAAGCCATTTACCTCGCACTAGCGGCCTCGCCGCAGGCGCGCCGCAAGCCTCCGGGTCGGGCAGTTCGGGGTTGTGTGCGGTCGTGACAACGGGTGCATCG contains:
- the rpmG gene encoding 50S ribosomal protein L33, translating into MAKGARDKIKLESTAGTGHFYTTTKNKRNMPEKMLIKKFDPVVRKHVEYKETKIK
- the rpmB gene encoding 50S ribosomal protein L28, translating into MARVCQVTGKAPMSGNNVSHANNKTKRRFLPNLQNRRIWVESENRWVRLRVSNAGLRLIDKNGIDAVLADLRARGEA
- the radC gene encoding DNA repair protein RadC → MADHATLIDDAPVVTTAHNPELPDPEACGAPAARPLVRGKWLKNDMPRERLIEQGPGVLSDTEMIVLILGSGLPGHDVFNVARALLNRFGSLRAMLDATYTDFDGLRGIGPAKKAQLLAIMEMARRSLVGKMRTRSLMNSPEAVESYLRLLIGGRAQEVFVSLFLDARHRLIRCEESAQGTLTRMAVYPREIVRRALCLNAASLIVAHNHPSGAVQPSASDCRLTHTLRDALTLIDVQLVDHLVIGADSVYSFARAGWP